Genomic window (Candidatus Binataceae bacterium):
ATCGACTCAGCGCCAATGGGTGTCGACAAAAAGTGATGATCAAAGAGCGACAAGACCCACGGTCCGTGCAGCATAGTCAGTCCCTAACGCGCCTCAAAACCCTTGTCTCGTACCATTGCCAGCGTCGCGACTGCCCGCAAATTTGAACGGCCACCCCCATGAGGTGGCCGCCCCCTAACCCCTCCAAAGAAGCTTCTTCCACAAAAGAAGGACGCTTCTTTAAGAGAGGGGCGAGGGTAATATGACTTGGCCGATATAGAGGTCACAATGACTGTCGCCGCACATGATTCCGATTTTCCTGACCTGTCAGCCGCCAGGCATTACGCTATCCCGACGAGGCGGTTACTCAGTTGAAGGATTGCACCAAGCCGATGCGTCGTTACCCCCTTCACTTCTACAAGGCGGTGGATCTAGCTTACCTTCGCTGATGCGTTGACGACCCGACGGCATTTTCGGAGGCGCTTGCAGGGGGCTGAAAATAAATCCGTGTCGCGAGCGTCGCCTGAGGTTGGAAGCGCCGCTCGCTGCAGAGTCGACGAAGACAGCAACCGCATCGGCCAAGTGGCGCGTTTCTTCGGCCGGGCGGTGTCTGGCGCGTTGACTTTAAAAAAACGAAGTGTGCTTTTTCCTTTGTAATCCCCGCAGGGGTCGAGCTTGCAGCCTGGCCCAACTCCTGGACTGCGTTGCATGGAGGATTAGTGATGCCTGGCGACGATTATAGCTTCAGCACGATCGGGAGGGTTCACGGAGAAGCGAAGTACATCACGCCGCTCCTCGTTGACATTGCCGCGCAGGCCTCGCAGGCCGATCGAACTCGCTCGATTTCCGCCGGCGTCATAGCCGCAATCAAGAAGAACGACATCATGCGGATGTCGGCGACGCACCAGATTTCGGGGCTCGAGGAATCGATCGTTGCGATCGCAAACGAGCTCCGTGCGATCGCTCCGCGGTGTGGCTCGACGGCGTGGTGCCTGTGGAATCATCTGTGCGTTTTTCACTATTTCGCTGGGCTCCTTGGCCCGGCTCATATGGCTTTATTGGCCGAGCTCGTTTCGAAACGCGAGTGGGTGTGCCTTCCCGCCGGTGCGGCAACCCTGGTTTCAGGAATCGACGCAGGCGGCAACATCATCTTGTCCGGCGTCGCAACATTCGGGTCCGGCGGCCGCTACGCTGAATGGGCCGGTGTGCCGTTTGTCAGAGACGGCAACAAGACTCCGGAGTTTGCGCTGGTTGATCTTCGGCATCGGAAGGTTCGGATCAAGGAAACCTGGGATGGTAGTGCTCTGCGCGCGTCGGCGACCGATCACGTCTACTATGAAGGCGTGGAGGTGCCGCGCGAACGCGTGGTGCCCATGTTTCCTAAGTATCGCGCGTTCTTTCGGCAGCGCGATTATCCGGTGATTCATCACCGCTATCGCGAAGACTGGGTCGCCATCTCCGTGATGTGGCTCGCCGCAATGGCGAGCGGCGTAGCCGAGGCTTCGCTCGACGATACCGCCCACAACATTCGCGAGCGGATCGCAATCCTCGGAACGAAGATGATCGAAAAAGCGACCATACACGTGAACCTCGGCCGCGCCCGGGCACTGATCAACGCGGCGACCGATACGGTGTACGCCGCGATGGCCGAAACCGACGCACGGATCGCCGCCGCCGTGGTGCCGACTGAAGGCGATTATTTCCGCCAGACCGCGGCCGGAATGCAGGCGGTGCTGTTGTGCGACGAAGCGATGAAACTCATCCTTCGGGTCGTCGGAGGCAATGGACTACGCGAAGGTACCGATTTCGAACGCCGATATCGCGATTTTCAAGCGATGCCCCTGCACATCAACGGGCACATCGATCGCATAACGGAGCAACTGGGACGCATTTCTCTCGGGCTGGATTCACGAAATCCCTTTTAGCCGCCCGGCATTTGCTCGAAGGGTGTTCTCAAGCGACCGGCCGGGTACGAACCGCAGTCCTGCTCATTAAGGAGATCCATTCCAGCGCTTGCGTTTACAGTCTTCCCGACCACGGCGATGGGTACGAATCGTCCTGGGCGAGACTCTATAAAGCACGGAAAGGGCGACCGCGAGTTGTCCGGGACTCCAGCCAGAATGTGGGCGCCTGCTGATAAGTGGCTTGCAGCCGGGTTAGTCGCGTGCGAAGTTCCAACGACTCTACACGCAACAGGAAGCGTTCAGTGCGAAACCGCAGTGGGAAGGAGCGAAGCTGGCGGCGGTCGCTCGCGGAATACACCGATCGCCGGGTTGTGTTGGTTCTTATCCTCGGCTTTGCGAGCGGGCTGCCGCTGCTGCTTACCTTCTCGACGTTGTCCGCGTGGCTGGCCAGCGTAGGCATCAGGCGAGCGACGATCGGCGCGTTCGCCCTGGTCGGCACACCCTACTCGCTCAAATTCATCTGGTCACCGCTGATCGACCGGCTACCGCCGCCGCTGCCGCTCGGACGTCGGCGGGGTTGGGGAATCTCGATTCAAATCGCGTTGATCGCGGCAACCCTGGGTTTGGGCGCATGCGATCCACGTCACCACCTCGGTGCGATGGGTGCTCTGGCGGTGCTGGTCGCGTTTCTGTCCGCCAGTCAGGACGTGGTTATCGACGCTTGGCGTGTAGAAATTTTGCCGATCGAGTATCAGGGACCCGGCGCAGGGGTGATCCAGACTGGTTACCGGATCGCGATGTTGGTCTCAGGTGCGGGCGCGCTGATAATCGCTGACCACGCCGG
Coding sequences:
- a CDS encoding acyl-CoA dehydrogenase family protein, with product MPGDDYSFSTIGRVHGEAKYITPLLVDIAAQASQADRTRSISAGVIAAIKKNDIMRMSATHQISGLEESIVAIANELRAIAPRCGSTAWCLWNHLCVFHYFAGLLGPAHMALLAELVSKREWVCLPAGAATLVSGIDAGGNIILSGVATFGSGGRYAEWAGVPFVRDGNKTPEFALVDLRHRKVRIKETWDGSALRASATDHVYYEGVEVPRERVVPMFPKYRAFFRQRDYPVIHHRYREDWVAISVMWLAAMASGVAEASLDDTAHNIRERIAILGTKMIEKATIHVNLGRARALINAATDTVYAAMAETDARIAAAVVPTEGDYFRQTAAGMQAVLLCDEAMKLILRVVGGNGLREGTDFERRYRDFQAMPLHINGHIDRITEQLGRISLGLDSRNPF